The genomic DNA GGGAGCACCTGAACGTCGAGCTGAACCGCATCTGGCGGGAGACGGGCACGACCATCGTGCTGGTCACCCACTCCATCTCGGAGGCCGTCTACCTCGGCACCCGGGTCGAGGTCATGAGCGCCCGCCCGGGCCGGATCATCGAGACCATGCCGGTGGACCTGCCGGCGGCCCGGGACTACGGGAAGGTCATGTCGGCGCCGGAGTTCGAGACCCTGGCGGCCCACATCCGCGGCCTCCTGGGCGGCGCCCACTAGCCCGCCGCCGGTAGTACGCCGCCGCCCGGGGCCCGCCCGTCACGGGGCACCGGGCGGCGGCGTATCCGCGCTCGCGGCAGATTTAACAAACGCTTCATATTGTTTCGGAATTACGTCGGCAATTCCGTTTCCGGGCAAGGGAATTGCATGCGCGACCGTATCTCTGCGATGGTGCGTGCATGCCCACCGACCAGCGCTTCTTCGCCCGCCACCACGTGGACTTGGTGCGCGTGGCGAGCGCGCTGTGTCCGTGCGGCCGTCCGTAGACGGCCGCACCCGGGTGTACGCCGCGGGTGCTCGATTCCGAACGGGCCCTTTACGCCCGCTCATGCAGCCCGCCCCGTACACACCCCGGAACGAGGTCTCCATGTCCACCCCGCCGACGCTCTCCCCCGCTGCGCCCGCCGCCGCGCCCGGCGCACCCGCCGGCCCGACGCCCGCCGCGCTCGCCGAGCTGGTCCGCGCCTTCGCCGGCCGGCCCGGCCGCTGGCGGCCCGCGGTCCGGTTCGACGCCGCGGCCCGCTTCCACACCCGGCTGGAGGTGACCGGCGGCCACGAGGTCTGGCTGCTGACCTGGCTGCCGGGGCAGGGCACCGAGATCCACGACCACGGCGGCGCCGCGGGCGCGTTCACGGTCGTGTCGGGGGTGCTCACCGAGCGCAGCTTCCCCGCGCCGCCCGCCGCGCCGCGGGCGCGGGAGCTGGCCGTGGGCGGGCTGCGCTCGTTCGGCCCGCGGTACGTCCACGAGGTGGTCAACGCCGGGACGGCACCGGCCGTCAGCATCCACGCCTACGCGCCCGCGCTGTCGGCCATGTCGTACTACGCCGAGGTGCCCGGCGGCGGCCTGCGCCCGGTCCGTACCGACCCGGTGACCGGCTGATGGCCGCCGCGGAGGCCCCCGGGATCGACGCGGCGCTCGCCGCCGTACGCGCCACGCTGGACCGCCTCACCCCCCGGCAGGCGTACGCCGCCCTCGCCGATGGTGCCGTCCTCGTGGACACCCGGCCCGAGTTCCAGCGGCGCGCCTCCGGCACCGTGCCCGGGGCCCTGCTGGTGGAGCGCAACCATCTGGAATGGCGCTGCGACCCGGCCAGCGGCGCATCGGTGGCCGAGGCCACCGGCACGGGGGTGCACTGGATCG from Streptomyces sp. CMB-StM0423 includes the following:
- a CDS encoding cysteine dioxygenase, whose amino-acid sequence is MSTPPTLSPAAPAAAPGAPAGPTPAALAELVRAFAGRPGRWRPAVRFDAAARFHTRLEVTGGHEVWLLTWLPGQGTEIHDHGGAAGAFTVVSGVLTERSFPAPPAAPRARELAVGGLRSFGPRYVHEVVNAGTAPAVSIHAYAPALSAMSYYAEVPGGGLRPVRTDPVTG
- a CDS encoding rhodanese-like domain-containing protein codes for the protein MAAAEAPGIDAALAAVRATLDRLTPRQAYAALADGAVLVDTRPEFQRRASGTVPGALLVERNHLEWRCDPASGASVAEATGTGVHWIVMCDEGYASSLAAASLRSLGLTRATDLTGGFQAWRAAGLPVTLP